A single window of Athene noctua chromosome 1, bAthNoc1.hap1.1, whole genome shotgun sequence DNA harbors:
- the TENT5C gene encoding terminal nucleotidyltransferase 5C yields the protein MAGKGSNTDCMSCSILNWEQVSRLHEVLTEVVPIHGRGNFPTLKITLKDIVQTVRSRLSEAGIVVRDVRLNGSAAGHILVKDNGLGCKDLDLIFQVSLPNEAEFQLVRDVVLRSLLNFLPEGVSKLKISPVTLKEAYIQKLVKVYTESDRWSLISLSNKHGRNVDLKFVDCIRRQFEFSVDSFQIILDSLLFYYDYSETPMSEHFHPTVIGESMYGDFEAAFDHLQNKLIATKNPEEIRGGGLLKYSNLLVRDFRPMDKDEIKTLERYMCSRFFIDFPDILDQQRKLETYLQNHFSKEERRKYDYLMILRRVVNESTVCLMGHERRQTLNLISLLALKVLAEQNIIPNATNVTCYYQPAPYVSDVNFSNYYLANVPVPYSQSYPTWLPCN from the coding sequence ATGGCAGGCAAAGGAAGTAACACAGACTGCATGTCGTGCAGCATACTGAACTGGGAGCAGGTCAGCCGTCTGCATGAGGTTCTTACAGAGGTGGTTCCAATCCATGGACGAGGTAACTTCCCAACGCTGAAGATAACCCTGAAGGACATTGTTCAGACTGTTCGGAGTAGACTGAGTGAAGCAGGCATTGTGGTACGTGACGTTCGCCTGAATGGCTCTGCAGCTGGTCACATTCTGGTCAAGGATAATGGGCTGGGATGCAAAGACCTGGATCTCATTTTTCAAGTTTCTCTTCCAAATGAGGCAGAGTTTCAGTTAGTTCGAGATGTGGTGCTGCGGTCCCTCCTGAATTTCTTGCCGGAAGGAGTAAGCAAGCTAAAAATCAGCCCAGTAACACTGAAAGAAGCCTACATCCAGAAGCTAGTCAAGGTGTACACAGAGTCTGACCGCTGGAGCCTAATATCACTTTCCAACAAACATGGCAGGAATGTGGACCTGAAGTTTGTAGACTGTATAAGGCGACAGTTTGAGTTCAGTGTGGACTCCTTCCAAATCATACTGGACTCCCTGCTCTTTTACTATGACTACTCGGAAACCCCCATGTCTGAGCACTTCCATCCAACTGTGATTGGGGAGAGCATGTATGGAGACTTTGAAGCAGCTTTTGATCACCTTCAGAACAAGCTGATAGCTACCAAAAATCCTGAGGAGATCCGAGGTGGTGGGCTCCTGAAGTATAGTAACCTCTTGGTACGAGACTTCAGGCCCATGGATAAGGATGAGATCAAAACCTTAGAGCGCTACATGTGCTCCCGGTTCTTCATAGACTTCCCAGACATCCTGGATCAGCAGCGCAAACTAGAGACCTACCTCCAGAACCACTTCTccaaagaagaaaggagaaaatatgaCTACCTCATGATTCTGCGCAGGGTGGTGAATGAGAGCACGGTCTGTCTCATGGGACACGAGCGAAGGCAGACTCTCAACTTGATATCTCTGCTAGCACTCAAAGTACTGGCAGAACAAAACATCATCCCTAATGCCACTAATGTTACCTGTTACTACCAGCCAGCACCTTATGTCAGTGACGTAAACTTCAGCAACTACTATCTTGCAAATGTTCCTGTGCCGTACAGCCAGTCCTACCCCACTTGGTTGCCTTGCAATTGA
- the DUSP12 gene encoding dual specificity protein phosphatase 12, with translation MSVAPGCRGGGMVPVLPGLYVGGAESCSSPESLAAAGVVAVLTVDAEEPPAVPGLRAMHVRARDEPGTDLLSRLDDCAAFIGEARAGGGAALVRCQAGVSRSVAVVTAYLMKTEGLGWEEAYAAVRAAKPDAEVNPGFQGQLKLYEAMGCAVDSSSALYKRYRLEMLTERYPELQDLPREVFAIDPSNICQTPNTEVLYRCRKCRRALFRSSSILSHLEGSGPTAFAHKRITDSAQFCGDGREKCTSYFTEPVQWMEPALLGVMEGQLLCPKCTSKLGSFSWRGEQCSCGRWVTPAFQIHKSRVDEVRTLPVGNFQTAKT, from the exons ATGTCGGTGGCTCCCGGTTGCCGCGGGGGTGGCATGGTACCGGTGCTGCCGGGGCTCTACGTGGGCGGCGCGGAGTCGTGCTCGTCCCCGGAGtcgctggcggcggcgggggtggTGGCGGTGCTGACGGTGGACGCGGAGGAGCCGCCGGCGGTGCCGGGGCTGAGGGCCATGCACGTCCGGGCGCGGGACGAGCCCGGCACCGACCTGCTGAGCCGTCTGGACGACTGCGCCGCCTTCATCGGcgaggcgcgggcgggcggcggcgccgccctCGTCCGCTG CCAGGCCGGGGTGAGCCGCAGCGTGGCCGTGGTGACTGCCTACCTCATGAAGACGGAGGGACTCGGCTGGGAGGAGGCCTACGCCGCCGTCAGGGCCGCCAAACCCGACGCCGA GGTGAACCCAGGTTTCCAGGGGCAGCTGAAGCTTTACGAGGCCATGGGCTGCGCCGTGGACAGCAGCAGCGCCCTTTACAAGCGGTACCGGCTGGAGATGCTCACGGAGAGGTACCCCG AACTTCAAGACTTGCCCCGAGAAGTCTTTGCTATTGATCCATCCAATATATGTCAAACTCCAAACACAGAGGTTCTCTACAGGTGCAGGAAATGCAG GCGTGCTCTGTTCCGTAGCTCTAGCATTTTGTCCCACTTGGAAGGAAGTGGACCAACAGCCTTTGCCCACAAGAGGATAACAGACTCTGCTCAGTTTTGTGGTGATGGCCGAGAAAAATGTACCTCTTACTTCACTGAGCCCGTGCAGTGGATGGAGCCAGCGTTGCTGGGAGTAATGGAAGGACAG cttctgTGTCCCAAATGTACGTCAAAGCTGGGCTCCTTCAGCTGGCGGGGCGAGCAGTGTTCCTGTGGCCGCTGGGTGACACCTGCCTTCCAGATCCACAAAAGTCGAGTGGATGAAGTGAGGACGCTGCCAGTTGGTAACTTCCAAACTGCCAAGACCTGA